Below is a genomic region from Pseudomonas svalbardensis.
CGCTGACCAACAACGTACCGGGCACCTTCTACTTCGTCGAAAGCGCTGAAGCGTCGTTCATCGACATGACCACTGCGATTGCCCAGGCGTTGAATCTGGGTGAGCCACAAGACTGGCCGCTGAAAGAGGCCGAAGCCGAGTGGGGTTATGAAATGGCCAACTATGGCCTGGGCTCCAACAGCCGGGTTCGCGGAAAACATGCGCGTGAATTGCTGGGCTGGGCACCGAAGCGGACATCGGTGATTGAATGGATTCGTGACGAGATGGTGTGAGTTCGCGTTAGACCGCGTCGCTGCCTTCGCGAGCAAGCTCGCTCCCACATTTTGATCTGCACAGGACACAGATTTTGTGTCCGACGAAGATCCACTGTGGGAGCGAGCCTGCTCGCGATTGCGTTTTCAGCAGCCCAACAACTGGCCGGGCCGCCCTCAATTCCGTAACATCCGCCCCCTCTTTTCCCGCCTGTATTTTAGGTCAGCCATGAAACCCATACGTCTGCGCGCCGATGTCCTGGCCGGGCTCACCACGTCTTTCGCTCTTCTACCCGAATGCATCGCCTTCGCGCTGGTTGCTCACCTCAATCCATTGATGGGGCTTTACGGCGCTTTCATCATTTGCACCCTGACCGCGCTGTTCGGTGGACGGCCGGGCATGGTGTCCGGCGCCGCCGGGTCGATGGCGGTGGTGATCGTTGCGTTGGTGGTGCAGCACGGTGTGCAGTACTTGCTGGCCACCGTGCTGCTGGGTGGGTTGATCATGCTGGCGTTCGGGTTGCTGAAACTTGGCAAGCTGGTGCGCATGGTGCCGCACCCGGTGATGCTCGGCTTTGTCAACGGCCTGGCGATCATCATTGCCCTGGCGCAGCTGGAACACTTCAAGAGCGGTGACGTCTGGCTCAGCGGCACGCCGCTGTACCTGATGGCGGGGCTGGTTGCCGTGACGATGGCCATCGTTTACTTGCTGCCGCGCCTGACGCGCGCCGTGCCGCCGGCGCTGGTGGCGATTCTGAGTGTTGGTCTGGCGGTTTATCTGCTCGGTCTGCCGACCCGCACCTTGGGCGACATGGCGCACATCGCCGGCGGCTTGCCGACGTTTGCGCTGCCAGACATCCCCTGGAGCCTGGAAACCCTGTGCATCATCGCGCCCTACGCGATATTGATGGCGTTGGTCGGCTTGCTGGAAACCCTGCTGACCTTGAACCTGACCGACGAGATCACCGAGAGCCGTGGCTTCCCGGATCGTGAGTGCGTGGCGCTGGGTGCGGCCAATATGGTCTCCGGCGTATTGGGTGGCATGGGCGGCTGCGCCATGATCGGCCAGACGGTGATCAACCTCAGTTCCGGCGGTCGCGGTCGGCTGTCTGGTGTAGTGGCCGGGGTGATGATTTTGCTTTTCATATTGTTTTTGTCACCGTGGATCGAGCGTATCCCGCTGGCCGCATTGGTTGGGGTGATGTTTGTGGTGTCGCAGCAGACCTTCGCCTGGGCCTCGTTGCGGGTAGTGAACAAGGTGCCGCTGAACGACGTGTTGGTGATCATCGCGGTAACGGTCATTACGGTGTTCACCGATCTGGCCACCGCCGTGCTCTGCGGGATCATCATTGCGGCGCTCAACTTTGCCTGGCAGCAGGCCCGCGAGCTCTATGCCGACAGTCATCTTGAAGTCGACGGCAGCAAGCTCTACCACCTGCATGGCACGCTGTTCTTCGCCTCGACTACGCCTTTTCTCAACCAGTTCGACCCCGCCAACGACCCACCCGTAGTGACGATCGATTGTCGCCATCTGAGCTTCGTCGACTACTCGGCGATAGCCGCGCTAAAAATGCTGCGTGAACGCTACGCCAAGGCCGGCAAGCACCTGCGTGTGCTGCACTTGTCCGAACGCTGTAAGAAGCTGCTCAAGCGCGCCCGCGTGAATCACGACTAACGCCAATCCCGGCAGGTGTGATGAAAATCCACCTGCCTGATTTTCATTACCTACCACCTCCCATACCTCTGTGCGACAACCCTTATCCCTCCACGAAAATTACTTTCACCTCGTTTGAAAATCACACATCGAAATGTTTTATGAGTTTCACAACCCATTCGACGTGACCCTTTCGAGGAGTACCGCATGACACCGTCCTTCGGCTATTGGCTGCTGGTTTACGCCGCCATCGCCATCATCGCGCTGATCGTTCTGATCGCCCGTTTCCGGCTCAATCCGTTCATTGTTATCACCTTGGTATCCATCGGCCTGGCGCTGTTGGCGGGGATGCCGCCGTCGGGAGTGGTAGGGGCGTACGAGGCGGGTGTCGGCAAGACGCTGGGCCATATCGCGCTGGTGGTCGCACTGGGCACGATGCTCGGTAAGATGATGGCCGAGTCCGGCGGTGCCGAGCAAATGGCGCGAACGTTGATCGACAGCTTCGGTGAGAAAAATGCCCACTGGGCGATGGTCTGCATCGCTTTTCTTGTTGGACTGCCGCTGTTCTTCGAGGTCGGTTTTGTACTGCTGGTGCCGATCGCTTTCACCGTGGCGCGGCGCGTGGGCGTTTCTATTCTGATGGTCGGTTTGCCAATGGTCGCCGGGCTCTCGGTGGTTCACGCCCTGGTGCCGCCACACCCGGCGGCGATGCTGGCAGTGCAGGCCTATCAGGCCTCGGTGGGGCAGACCTTGCTCTACGCGATTCTGATCGGGATTCCGACCGCGATTATCGCCGGTCCGCTGTACGCCAAGTTCATCGTGCCGCGCATTCAACTGCCGGAAGATAACCCACTGGAGCGTCAGTTCCTTGAGCGTGAACCGCGCGACCGCCTGCCGGGTTTCGGCATCACCATGGCGACTATTCTGCTGCCGGTGGTGCTGATGCTGGTCGGTGGCTGGGCCAATCTGATTTCCACGCCGGGCAGCGGTTTCAATCAGTTTCTGTTGTTCATCGGCAATTCGGTAATTG
It encodes:
- a CDS encoding SulP family inorganic anion transporter; its protein translation is MKPIRLRADVLAGLTTSFALLPECIAFALVAHLNPLMGLYGAFIICTLTALFGGRPGMVSGAAGSMAVVIVALVVQHGVQYLLATVLLGGLIMLAFGLLKLGKLVRMVPHPVMLGFVNGLAIIIALAQLEHFKSGDVWLSGTPLYLMAGLVAVTMAIVYLLPRLTRAVPPALVAILSVGLAVYLLGLPTRTLGDMAHIAGGLPTFALPDIPWSLETLCIIAPYAILMALVGLLETLLTLNLTDEITESRGFPDRECVALGAANMVSGVLGGMGGCAMIGQTVINLSSGGRGRLSGVVAGVMILLFILFLSPWIERIPLAALVGVMFVVSQQTFAWASLRVVNKVPLNDVLVIIAVTVITVFTDLATAVLCGIIIAALNFAWQQARELYADSHLEVDGSKLYHLHGTLFFASTTPFLNQFDPANDPPVVTIDCRHLSFVDYSAIAALKMLRERYAKAGKHLRVLHLSERCKKLLKRARVNHD
- a CDS encoding GntP family permease: MTPSFGYWLLVYAAIAIIALIVLIARFRLNPFIVITLVSIGLALLAGMPPSGVVGAYEAGVGKTLGHIALVVALGTMLGKMMAESGGAEQMARTLIDSFGEKNAHWAMVCIAFLVGLPLFFEVGFVLLVPIAFTVARRVGVSILMVGLPMVAGLSVVHALVPPHPAAMLAVQAYQASVGQTLLYAILIGIPTAIIAGPLYAKFIVPRIQLPEDNPLERQFLEREPRDRLPGFGITMATILLPVVLMLVGGWANLISTPGSGFNQFLLFIGNSVIALLLATLLSFWTLGLAQGFNRESILKFTNECLAPTASITLLVGAGGGLNRILVDAGVTDQIVSLAQVFHLSPLLMGWLFAALMRIATGSATVAMTTASGIVAPVAIGLGYPHPELLVLATGAGSVIFSHVNDGGFWLIKEYFNMTVAQTFKTWTVLETIISVVAFGLTVGLSYLL